Below is a genomic region from Hevea brasiliensis isolate MT/VB/25A 57/8 chromosome 3, ASM3005281v1, whole genome shotgun sequence.
ttctctatGCTCTAACGGTAAACTCGAAacacagagagagagaaagagggagtGAAGGACAAAACAAACACAAGGTCCCTGCAATCATGAAGGCTGTGGTGGCTCTATTTGTTTTCTCTTTCGGGTTTTTCTTGGCCTCTGTTACTGCTGACCCTGACTTGCTTCAAGATGTCTGTGTTGCTGATCTTTCCTCTGGTACTCCTCCCCCCTTCTTCAAAATTCATTCTTTATTATtccagtattttttttttcttgataatGGGAtaagaaatttcaatttttagtgGCTTATTAATGTGTTTGTGTTTGTTCTAAATCATCAAACAGCAGTGAAAGTTAATGGCTTCGCCTGCAAAGAGAATATAACAGCAGATGACTTCTTCTTCGCTGGGCTAGCCAAGCCAGGGCTAACCAACAACACCCTAGGCTCTCTGGTCACTGCAGCCAATGTTCAGAAAATCCCAGGCCTTAACACCCTTGGAGTCTCCTTGTCCCGCATTGACTACGCCCCCGGCGGTCTTAATCCTCCACACACCCACCCACGAGCCACCGAGATAGTCTTTGTCCTCAAAGGCCAGCTCGACGTGGGCTTCATCACCACTGCTAATGTTCTGGTCTCAAGGAACATCAAGAAAGGTGAGATATTTGTTTTCCCAAGAGGGTTGGTGCATTTCCAGAAGAACAATGGCAAGGTTCCCGCAGCAGTGATCGCCGGCTTCAACAGCCAGCTTCCGGGTACTCAAGCCATCGCCGCCACCTTATTTGCTGCCACACCGCCGGTTCCAGACCACGTGTTAACCAAGGCTTTCCAGGTAGGGACGAAGGAGATTGAGAAAATCAAGTCTAGGTTGGCACCCAAGAAGTAATTGAATTGTGTTTTGTGCCTTCTTGCCTTCTTCATAATCTGTATTTGTTTCCACCGTTGAAACAATTTGTGGGATTTGTCCTtcctaatatttaattttatttccctgaatttaataatttttgaattaaattaaatttaatcgaattaaatatttaaaaataaaaaataattaaattaaaaataaaattaaaaagaacaaCCCTTGATGGATGGTGCTGTACTAAGTTCACAGTCACTAACGCACTGataccattttttatttttaattcaggAATTAAGTGAGTTCCAAATCCTACAGCCTTTTAAGAACGTAATTTTATAGCAGATTAAGCCATACTTCACTTGTATGGGAGACACTGCCCAAGAAGAACAATCAAGATTAGGGTAGACTCACTTAGTGGATGGCTAAAATAATTTCTTAAATCCCgtcaatataataataataataataataattgcaaATCATGATAAAGGGGACCGTTGTGGGAACATGGATTTGATTCTTTACCCTCAAAACTTGTTCTTTCACCTTGTCCCTTGGCAGGTATTGTTGCTCTTGCCATATTTCCTACAGCTTCACTTGATTCAAAGGAAAGATTTATAGAGGGCATCTTTTATCATGTTTTCCCAAAATGAAAGCGACAATGCAttctttgttaaaaaaaaaaacaaaagtgaatacataattgAACCCTAAAGAAACAAAAGAAGGGTGACTTGTCAATTGTCAAAGTAATTGTGAGGCCAAAATGGATAATGTTGTCATGATAATGACCTGAAATCAAATACAATATCATTGCCTCTAGAATTTTCTGAGACCAACTAAAGAAGTTGTTAGCTCATGATAGGAAGTCTTAGTAGGAACATTATTACTTCATTGATGGATTAGTAATTGCAATTTAAGATAAGCATAGACATCCTCTGTTTCATAGTCAACTTGCAAAGAGAACAATATGGCTTCACATCTTAAAAATTATTCTGATATAATCATTATATGTGGTGAATTCAAGTGTACATGATTATCGAGGAAAGAGTTTGATGGGTTCATGCATTTAGAGACATGCTTAGAAGAAAGTTGGCCAAGCTGTCCGAGGTGACATCTTACCTATGGTAGTACAGGTCAACATCGACAACAATGAGCACCAAATCCCTCCAATCTACGAGCAGAAAGCTTCAATGAATTTCTTCTAAGAATATGACAGGAGCTAGCAAAAATGCAGACAGAGTATGGCTACATCAATCCAGAGATTACCAATTAAAGATGTACGAGAATGTAAAGAACACATCCATCCAGATCCAAAACATTCCTACATTCAATAAGAACGACTAATTTTTGTCTCTTCTCACCCCTGCTTCATTGTACCGCTTCAGATTTTTCTACATTAATATGTTCTTTCAATATGGACACTACTCTCATGCAGTGCAAGTGACACCTTGGTTCAGTTACAAAAATGCATACGTTAATTCATAACACGTATAGAAACATGAATAAGGTaggagatttatcaaaaatttccATAAAACTTTGCATGTCCACACACTAGAGGAAGTGAGTTGAAAACTCCAATTCTTCCCCATATAATCAAGAAGAACATGAAGTTTAACTTCAACTTCTCAGAACCTGaaaatagtttagtcaaatgtcAAGGTCTACTTTGATGAGGTTGCCTGCCTGCCATCTGGAATTGCAAACAGAACTACAGGCTTTGAAGGTCTGATAAAAGGAACATCACATCTAAAGTAACCCTTCCTCTCCAGTTGCAATATCTCTCCACGCTTCAAGTTTCGAATGTTAGAATCCCCTAGTGCTGCAGTCTCCTTCTTGGTGCATGGGTTAAGCACATCAAGGAAATTCTCTCCTTCTTCCAGCTGCATCCACAAAAGTTAGAAGCACCAACCCTCAAGTCAATTTTATCTACCAAAAACTAACCAAATGCTTAGGATAATGCCGAACGATTTTATGAACTAAGATGCCAGTGCCCAGTATTGTCAACAAATTATCAACAATAAAATGCCTCTAGTTAATTCCCATAATTGGAATCAACTTCAACATGAATACACCACTACATAATGTTGCAAAGCTAACTCCAAACAAACTCTGATAATACTAGTGGAAGAGAGAGAGATTAATGAGCAACTATAGAAGGGGCAACCTAAGGGTAGCTCCTCTGGTTCAAAtaataagaaaaaagaaaataaaaaatttctatGACAAAATCAACAAAATCTGTAACTGTAATTGAAACCCttgtataaatataaaaatagaaataaaaatttcatccaaaATAACATAATTAAAATGATATAAAGAGACATAAAAGCCCTCATCAAGAAAATCGCCACATATGAAGAAGATGGACAGTATAACACAGTGGAATCAGATTTTTTTTCCCCTTTCCCAAAACTGAGTTCCTGCAGGTGTACAAAAAAGGAGAGGCAGGAAAAAAGAAGAGTGGTGGTGGGAGGGAGTTCCTTGCATCAATACATCTGTTAATTTGCATCACTACAAAACATCCCTACTCCAAAGAATAAATTTTGAGAAGAACATTTAAATACATGGTTGATgagaatattaataaataaaaccctaaattctctgCAGATATCACAGAACTTGAAGCACTTCGATGTTAAGATTGAAGGATAATTACATAGACACAGAATCTAAAGACTGAAGGTGTTAGGAGTAGCAGACTTGAAGGTCCAAGTAAGGTTCTCAAAAGTTTTCAAAATAAGcaattttcaaatcaacatacaaCTGAACTCATTTGTAAGGATGCAAACTTAAAAGTGTCCCTGGGTGAATATTACCTTTTTCTTTGTTATCAGATAGTCAAACTCCATCAGCAAGATGTTAACTAATTCAGTTGTCTCAGGAAGCCAAGTAAGCTTCAACTTTGTTGTCTTGACAGATCCTTCAAGATGCAAAACCCCAATCAACTGTGTAACATTTCCACTCTCATCCTTCACAATTTCCTTCACTATGGCATTCCCCCAATCCATTAAGGTTACTTCCTCATTTTCTGAGATGGAGTTTGCATCATCATAGTCTATCCATATCCTCTTTGTGTAGGTTGTGGTCTTCTCTCCAGCACCCTCATGCTTCTTGTGCCTAGGTATGACACGAACAAATGGATTCTCAGGACCATTAGTCAAGGTCAACAACACACGCCTTTCTTCAATAACTGCAGTATGTCTGGGACAAACAGGATCTATGATTTTCTTATTAATTGTCCAAAGTTTGTCCCATTCCATGAGGTTGAGATTTTTCGATGCCCCCTGAAACAGTATGGACATAGAAATTGAAGTTCAAGAATGTAGAGGCCTATCCCAGAAATCAAGATAATGTATATCTACAAGCAGAGTAGCATAAACTTGCAGATGAAGATGGAAACACAAAATAAATGAATCTGAATTTGGCTTCCTAAGCAATTTTATAGCCAATAAAATCCTCAATCTAAACAAACAATGCAGCAATGCAATAAATGGTTTTGATATAGATAAAAAATAGAGCAATCCAAGATAAAtcaatatactcaaattcacaaagGCAGATTTTTGGGCCTTTGGCTACATACAATATTACTGAACTAAAACTAACTTCTCACAACAATGGGTACAGTATCTGCATGTACTATAAACAAGCATCATAATGGAAAGAAATGAAATCGTGGCACATATTATCATACCTGTTCAAGAATAAATTGCACTAATGCCTCAACTTTCAAACCTCTACGTACAATTCCTTGGACAGTTGGAAACCGAGGATCATCCCATCCATCAACCTTTCCATTTTCAACAAACCAGCGAAGGTTGCGCTTACTAAGAAGTGTATAGACCATGTTCAACCTGCTAAATTCATAAATATGAACCTTTCTAACTCCCAAATCTTCCTGAATCCTGTGATATTGAGCATTTCGATCATGGTACTCACTTGATCGAAGAGCATGAGATATACCTTCTATGGCATCAACATAGGGACAGGCAAAGTCATATGTTggatatatattgtacttggacCCAATTCGATGGTGAGGGACAGGATTGCAACGATAATAGACCGGATCTCGAAGGGATTTGTTTGG
It encodes:
- the LOC110665832 gene encoding germin-like protein 5-1 isoform X2, producing the protein MKAVVALFVFSFGFFLASVTADPDLLQDVCVADLSSVKVNGFACKENITADDFFFAGLAKPGLTNNTLGSLVTAANVQKIPGLNTLGVSLSRIDYAPGGLNPPHTHPRATEIVFVLKGQLDVGFITTANVLVSRNIKKGEIFVFPRGLVHFQKNNGKVPAAVIAGFNSQLPGTQAIAATLFAATPPVPDHVLTKAFQVGTKEIEKIKSRLAPKK
- the LOC110665832 gene encoding germin-like protein 5-1 isoform X1; its protein translation is MKAVVALFVFSFGFFLASVTADPDLLQDVCVADLSSAVKVNGFACKENITADDFFFAGLAKPGLTNNTLGSLVTAANVQKIPGLNTLGVSLSRIDYAPGGLNPPHTHPRATEIVFVLKGQLDVGFITTANVLVSRNIKKGEIFVFPRGLVHFQKNNGKVPAAVIAGFNSQLPGTQAIAATLFAATPPVPDHVLTKAFQVGTKEIEKIKSRLAPKK